CATCGTGTTCGCCATCGGACATGGCACAGTAAACGCGATTTGGAAGGTTATCCATTTTAAAAGCCATGGCCATACCAGAGGCTTGAGATAAACCTGACCCGAGCGGACCAGATGTTGTTTCTAAACCGGGTAAAGATAATCTGTGTGGGTGCCCTTGTAAGCGCGTACCGAGCTTACGTAAGGTTTTAAGTTCACTAATGGGAAAATAACCCGCATGCGCCATAGCCACGTAACGTATTGGGCAAATATGACCGTTAGATAATATTAAGCGATCACGCGCCGGCCATTCGGGATGTTTAGGATCGTGTTTTAAAATATGAAAATACAAAGCCGTAAAAATATCGGCCATACCTAACGGACCAGCTGAATGCCCCGAACCCGCTTCCAAAAGCATTTTAATAAGATCTTGCCTTATTTGGTTTGCCTTAAGCTCCAGTTGTTTTAATTTAGTTTCATGAAGCGCTTCCATTTTATAGTGAGTGAAACCGAACTACGCTTTAATTTTAACAAAATAAAACCCCCAGCGCACGTTATGCGCCAGGGATTAGTGAAACAAGATCACAACTTAGGAGGGAG
This genomic stretch from bacterium harbors:
- a CDS encoding transketolase, whose protein sequence is MEALHETKLKQLELKANQIRQDLIKMLLEAGSGHSAGPLGMADIFTALYFHILKHDPKHPEWPARDRLILSNGHICPIRYVAMAHAGYFPISELKTLRKLGTRLQGHPHRLSLPGLETTSGPLGSGLSQASGMAMAFKMDNLPNRVYCAMSDGEHDAGQTWEAVMFAAKYKLNNLVGIIDRNNIQIDGYTEDVMPLDDLKAKYESFNWYVLEIDGHNIREFVDACAKAEAIHEKPTVIIARTIPGKGVDFMENKFEWHGKPPNKEEANIALRELRTLQGQIEAGHID